The following proteins are co-located in the bacterium genome:
- a CDS encoding homocysteine S-methyltransferase family protein, giving the protein MSLLLDRVKKGEVLVSDGAMGTMLHHKGLGLGECPEEWNITHPGEVKAIAEAYLKAGSDMILTNTFGGSRFKLAKFGLEANVAEFNKAGVALAKKAALQYGGIVAASLGPTGEFMRPLGTVTEGEMYDVFREQILAQIQGGADAICIETMTSLEEVSIAIKVVKENTAVPAIATMTFDKGMQGYKTMMGVSIKEAALGLEKAGADIIGTNCGNGIGPMIDIVLEMRRYSSKPILVHANAGVPELIHGKTCFKETPLDMAKKVSELINAGANIIGGCCGTTPEHIRAIRNAVDSRLF; this is encoded by the coding sequence GGGCACCATGCTTCACCACAAAGGTTTGGGACTTGGAGAGTGCCCCGAAGAGTGGAATATAACTCATCCAGGAGAAGTCAAGGCAATTGCAGAAGCTTACTTAAAAGCCGGAAGTGATATGATATTAACGAACACATTCGGTGGATCTAGATTTAAGCTTGCAAAATTTGGTTTAGAAGCAAATGTTGCCGAATTTAATAAAGCAGGTGTTGCGTTGGCTAAGAAAGCTGCTCTGCAATACGGAGGAATTGTTGCAGCCTCCCTTGGCCCAACAGGAGAATTTATGCGACCGCTGGGGACTGTGACAGAAGGTGAGATGTATGATGTGTTTAGGGAACAGATTCTTGCTCAAATACAAGGTGGAGCAGACGCAATATGCATAGAAACCATGACTTCTCTTGAAGAAGTTTCTATTGCTATAAAGGTTGTAAAGGAAAACACAGCTGTTCCTGCTATTGCTACAATGACATTTGATAAGGGAATGCAGGGGTATAAAACAATGATGGGCGTGAGTATAAAAGAGGCTGCTCTTGGATTAGAAAAAGCAGGTGCGGATATTATAGGAACGAATTGTGGTAATGGAATTGGTCCTATGATAGATATAGTCCTGGAAATGAGGAGATATTCTTCTAAACCAATTCTTGTTCACGCTAATGCCGGGGTTCCTGAACTAATACATGGGAAAACTTGTTTTAAAGAGACTCCTTTGGATATGGCAAAAAAGGTTTCTGAACTCATAAATGCCGGAGCAAATATCATAGGAGGATGTTGCGGTACAACACCTGAACATATAAGAGCCATAAGAAACGCAGTGGACAGCCGCCTTTTCTAG